A single window of Leptolyngbya ohadii IS1 DNA harbors:
- a CDS encoding pentapeptide repeat-containing protein, protein MQTEELLDRYAAGERDFREVMLAGSSLSGRDLRGINLRGANLSQADLEGADLSSANLREAKLTGTDFSHATLLDTNFIGADLEGANLLEADLSRAGLRGSKLIGVNLCRSNSPEANFGEANLSQANLVEANLSHASFHRAKLISSDLTRAILEGANLSNANLNSAILEGAILSGAVLHGASLEQADLREADLTRAQAMGAVLINANLGQANGRGINLSWTSLRGANLRRANLYRANLIWANLSEADLSEAVLINANINRVNLLNANLTGTFMPSGTTHE, encoded by the coding sequence ATGCAAACTGAAGAATTGCTCGATCGCTATGCGGCGGGAGAGCGAGATTTTCGAGAAGTCATGCTGGCAGGAAGCAGCCTGAGCGGTCGTGATTTGCGCGGAATTAACTTGCGGGGTGCGAATCTGAGCCAGGCGGATCTGGAAGGGGCGGATCTCAGTTCGGCGAACCTGCGGGAGGCAAAATTAACCGGAACGGATTTCAGTCATGCCACGCTGCTGGATACCAATTTCATCGGGGCAGATCTGGAAGGGGCAAATTTGCTGGAGGCGGATCTGAGCCGGGCAGGGCTGCGAGGGTCAAAATTGATCGGGGTGAATTTGTGCCGCAGCAATTCTCCAGAAGCCAATTTTGGTGAAGCAAATCTGAGTCAGGCAAACCTGGTGGAGGCGAATCTGAGCCATGCCAGCTTCCATCGGGCAAAACTGATTTCCTCTGATTTAACCCGTGCCATTCTGGAAGGGGCGAACTTATCGAACGCCAATCTCAACAGTGCCATTCTGGAAGGTGCCATTTTAAGTGGTGCCGTGCTGCATGGTGCCAGCCTGGAACAAGCCGACCTGCGAGAAGCCGATTTAACCCGCGCTCAGGCAATGGGTGCCGTGCTGATTAATGCCAACCTGGGACAAGCCAACGGGAGGGGGATCAATCTCAGCTGGACTTCCCTGCGAGGGGCAAATCTGCGGCGGGCAAATTTGTATCGGGCAAATCTGATCTGGGCAAATTTAAGTGAGGCGGATCTGAGCGAGGCAGTTTTAATCAATGCCAACATCAATCGGGTTAACTTACTCAATGCCAACCTGACCGGAACTT